The Alphaproteobacteria bacterium genomic interval CTTTACGGATTCTACTCTGGCCTATCAGGGGGTGGCCCAGGGGCTTGGCCATTCGGCGGTTGAGACCCTGCGTGATCTGGTGGTCGGCGGATTTGCTCCGGATCTGACTTTTATCCTGGATCTGCCCTTTGAAATGGGTCTGCAACGCGCCCGTGACCGCGGCGGGGATGACCGCTACGAGCGCCTGGGTGAAGATTTTCACCGCAAGCTGAACCAGGCCTTCCGCGCGATCGCCGCCGCCAACCCAAGGCGTTGCGTCCTGGTGGACGCAACCGAGTCTGCGGAAGCCATCGCCAGAATAATTCAGGAAACGGTGGTGCGTCGCATGGCGCCGCCGGATGCGGCAAGCGCCGATGAGTGATGCCTCTGAAAGCGAGGCGACGGCCCCCCGTGAGCGAGCCGACCTGGTGGGCCATGAGACGGCCGAAACCCTGTTGCGTCAGGCGTGGGACAGCAATCGTCTACCACATGCCTGGCTGATGGTCGGGCCTGCCGGCATTGGCAAGGCTACCCTGGCCCACCGCTTTGCCCGCTTCGTCCTGGCGCAGGGAGCGCCGGTTGCGGCGGCGACCGGCGACGGCCTGTTTGACGCAACCGATCTGCCGGCGGCGCGGCCGCCGGAGGCTGGCTCTCTGGCCCTCGACCCGGCCCATCCGGTCTTCCGCCAGACGGCCAATGGCGCCCATCCCGACCTGCTGGTATTGGCCGGCGAGGAGGGAAGCGGTCTCATTCCCGTGGACCAGGTCCGCCAGATCGGCCGGTTTCTTCGCCTGACACCGGCCATGGGCGGCTGGCGGGTTGTGATTGTGGACGGCGTTGAATCGATGAACCGCAATGCGGCCAATGCGTTGCTTAAGATTCTTGAAGAGCCACCGGAACGTGCCCTCATACTGCTGGTCGGCCATGCGCCCGGCCGGCTGCTGGCGACGATCCGCTCGCGTTGCCGCCGGCTGACTCTGGCGCCGCTTACCGACAGCGCGGTACAGGGCCTGTTGCGCCATGAACGGCCGGATCTGGACGATAGCCAGGTGAGGGGCCTTGCCGCTCTGGCCGGCGGCAGTCCGGGCCGGGCGCTGGGCCTTTTGGCGGCGGGTGGTCTGGAGGTCCATTCGGCCATCACCACCCTGCTGGATGGCCTGCCGAATCTCGACTGGGCGGCCGTGCATGCGCTGGGCGACCGCCTGTCGCGGCCAGGCCAGGAGGCCGCTTTCGATGCTTTCAGCGATGCCCTGCTCAACGCGGTGGCGGAGCGCGCGCGGGCCCGGGCGACAAGGGGCTGCGGCGGCGCGGACCTTGCGGACTGGCTGGCGGTATGGGACAAGACCCGACACTCTCTGGGGCCGGTCCAGCCTCTGAATTTGGAGCGAAAACAAGCCGTTATCTCGGTGTTCGGCGGTATAGCCGAAACCGTGGCGCGGAACTGAGCCGGCGTCAGCAGCGGCGGCCAGCGGCGCAAGCGAGGGCGCCAAAAATATGGCCGGAAAACCGCCGTTCTACATCACCACGCCGATTTTTTACGTCAACGGGCCGCCGCATATCGGCCACGCCTATACGGCAATCGCCACCGACACCATCGCCCGCTTCAAACGTCTTGACGGGTATGACGTCCTGTTCCTGACCGGCACCGACGAACACGGGCAGAAGGTGGAGAAAACGGCGCAAGCCGCCGGGCAGGAGCCGATCACCTTTGCCGACCACATATCCGGCCTGTTTCAGGCCATGGGCCAGACCCTGAATCTGTCCAACGATGTCACCATTCGCACGACAGAGCCGCGTCACCACACGGCGGTCCAGGCCATCTGGCGCGAGCTGGTGGCCCGCGATCAGATCTATCTGGACAAGTATTCCGGCTGGTACGCCGTGCGCGACGAGGCCTATTACGGCGAGGACGAATTGACCCTCGGTCCCGACGGTATACGCCGGGCGCCGTCGGGGGCGGAAGCGGAGTGGGTGGAGGAACCCAGCTATTTCTTCCGCCTCAGCCAGTGGCAGGAACCGCTCCTCAAGCTGTATGAAGACAATCCCGACTTTGTCGGCCCGGACAGCCGGCGCAACGAGATCATCAGCTTTGTCCGTCAGGGACTGCGCGATCTGTCGGTCAGCCGCACCACATTCCGTTGGGGCGTAGCGGTGCCGGACGATCCGGAGCATGTGGTTTATGTCTGGCTGGACGCACTGACCAACTACCTCACGGCACTTGGCTATCCGGACACGGAAAGCTCTTCATATAAAAGGTATTGGCCAGCACATCTTCATGTGATGGGTAAGGATATCTCCCGCTTCCATGCGGTCTACTGGCCGGCCTTTCTGATGGCCGCGGGGCTGGCCGTGCCGCACCGCATCTTCGCCCACGGCTTCCTCCTGAACGCCGGCGAGAAAATGTCCAAGTCGGTCGGCAATGTCATCGGGCCGGACGAGCTGGTGGCCCGCTATGGCCTTGATCCTCTACGCTATTACCTGCTGCGGGAAATCAGTTTCGGCCAGGACGGCGTGATCAGTCATGAAGGCGCCGTGCAGCGCATCAACGCCGATCTGGCCAATGATCTGGGCAACCTGGCGCAGCGGGTGCTGACCCAGATTCATCGCAACTGCAACGCCAGGGTGCCGGCCACGGGCGACCTGCACAGCGCCGATACGGCTCTGTTGGCGGCGGCGGGATCGCTGCCTGAGCGGGTGCGCGAGGCCTTTGACCGGCTGGCCATCCACCGCGCCCTGGAAACCATCTGGGAGGTGGTCGGCGCGGCCAACCGCTATGTGGACGAAATGGCGCCATGGGCCCTGCGCAAAAGCGATCCTGAGCGCATGGCGACGGTGCTGTATACGCTGGCGGAGGTCCTGCGCCACCTGGCGATCATGGTCCAGCCAGTCATGCCGGAGTCGGCGGGCCGGTTGCTGGACCAGTTGGGCGTGGCGCCGGAAATACGCGACTTTGCCGCTTTGGCAGGGCAGCGCCTGACCCCCGGGGCACCGCTGCCGGCGCCGGCCCCGCTGTTCCCGCGGCTGGTGGACGAGGCGGCGGAGGACGCCTGACATGCTGGTCGACAGCCACTGTCATCTGGATATGGCGGCCAAGGATGATGGCGAACGCTCGGCCATGATCGACCGGGCCACGGCCGCTGGCGTGGGCTGCATGGTGACCATCTCCACCCGCCTCAGCACCTTTCCGGCAGTCCGCGCCATCGCCGAAGCCCATGACAGCGTGTTCTGCTCGGTCGGCGTCCACCCGCACGAGGCGGACAGAGAGGGGCTGGATGACCCGGCGCCGCTGATTGCCGCCACCGCCCATGCGAAGGTGGTCGCCATCGGCGAGACGGGGCTGGATTACTACTATGATCACAGCGACCGGCAGCGGCAGGAAATCAGCTTCCGGGCCCATTGCGCGGCGGCCCGGGTCAGCGGCCTGCCGATTGTGGTACACACCCGCGATGCGGACGACGAGACCATGCGGATCCTGGAGGATGAGCAGACAAAGGGGGCTTTCCCGGGCCTGATCCATTGCTTTACTGCCGGCCCGGAGCTGGCCCGCCGGGCCCTGGCCATGGGCTTCTCGATTTCGGTCTCCGGCATCGTCACATTCCGCAACGCCGAGGCCATACGCCAGACCCTGGCCGATGTGCCGCTGGACCGCCTGCTGGTGGAGACCGATGCGCCGTTTCTGGCGCCGATGCCCCATCGCGGCAAGACCAATGAACCGGCGCTGGTGGTCCACACGGCCGAACGTCTGGCGGTACTGAAAGGCCTGTCACCCGCAGCGCTGGCCGACGCCACCTCAGCCAATTTCTTCCGCCTGTTCCATAAGGTGCGGCGACAGCTGGCCGCATGAACGGCCGACTGAAAATCCGTCTGCTGGGATGCGGGTCTTCCGGCGGGGTTCCGCTGTCCAACGGGGAGTGGGGTGCCTGCGACCCGGCCAATCCACGTAATCAACGAACCCGGCCATCGGTCCTGGTCGAGGCCGGGGACGGCCGCACCCTTGTGATCGATACGTCGCCGGATTTCCGTGTGCAGGCCGCCGCCGCCGGGCTCCGCCGGGTGGATGCGGTGCTCTATACCCATGGCCACGCCGATCACACCCACGGAATAGATGACCTTCGCGCCTTCAACTTCACCAGCCGGGCGCCGATCCCGGCCTATGGCACCGCTGAGACCCTCGAGTCATTATCCAGCCGTTTCTCTTATGTATTTGATATAGATAAAGATAATGGAACTGGCCGGCTGGGACCGGCATTGATAGGCCAGACCATAGCCTATGGTCAG includes:
- a CDS encoding TatD family hydrolase, with protein sequence MLVDSHCHLDMAAKDDGERSAMIDRATAAGVGCMVTISTRLSTFPAVRAIAEAHDSVFCSVGVHPHEADREGLDDPAPLIAATAHAKVVAIGETGLDYYYDHSDRQRQEISFRAHCAAARVSGLPIVVHTRDADDETMRILEDEQTKGAFPGLIHCFTAGPELARRALAMGFSISVSGIVTFRNAEAIRQTLADVPLDRLLVETDAPFLAPMPHRGKTNEPALVVHTAERLAVLKGLSPAALADATSANFFRLFHKVRRQLAA
- the tmk gene encoding dTMP kinase encodes the protein MTETRAAQSPAKGWFITFEGGEGAGKSTQVQALAKALAATTGRSMTVTREPGGSPGSEEIRKLLVSGEATRWSAMSEALLHFAARRDHLERTIWPALEAGNIVICDRFTDSTLAYQGVAQGLGHSAVETLRDLVVGGFAPDLTFILDLPFEMGLQRARDRGGDDRYERLGEDFHRKLNQAFRAIAAANPRRCVLVDATESAEAIARIIQETVVRRMAPPDAASADE
- the metG gene encoding methionine--tRNA ligase → MAGKPPFYITTPIFYVNGPPHIGHAYTAIATDTIARFKRLDGYDVLFLTGTDEHGQKVEKTAQAAGQEPITFADHISGLFQAMGQTLNLSNDVTIRTTEPRHHTAVQAIWRELVARDQIYLDKYSGWYAVRDEAYYGEDELTLGPDGIRRAPSGAEAEWVEEPSYFFRLSQWQEPLLKLYEDNPDFVGPDSRRNEIISFVRQGLRDLSVSRTTFRWGVAVPDDPEHVVYVWLDALTNYLTALGYPDTESSSYKRYWPAHLHVMGKDISRFHAVYWPAFLMAAGLAVPHRIFAHGFLLNAGEKMSKSVGNVIGPDELVARYGLDPLRYYLLREISFGQDGVISHEGAVQRINADLANDLGNLAQRVLTQIHRNCNARVPATGDLHSADTALLAAAGSLPERVREAFDRLAIHRALETIWEVVGAANRYVDEMAPWALRKSDPERMATVLYTLAEVLRHLAIMVQPVMPESAGRLLDQLGVAPEIRDFAALAGQRLTPGAPLPAPAPLFPRLVDEAAEDA
- a CDS encoding DNA polymerase III subunit delta' translates to MSDASESEATAPRERADLVGHETAETLLRQAWDSNRLPHAWLMVGPAGIGKATLAHRFARFVLAQGAPVAAATGDGLFDATDLPAARPPEAGSLALDPAHPVFRQTANGAHPDLLVLAGEEGSGLIPVDQVRQIGRFLRLTPAMGGWRVVIVDGVESMNRNAANALLKILEEPPERALILLVGHAPGRLLATIRSRCRRLTLAPLTDSAVQGLLRHERPDLDDSQVRGLAALAGGSPGRALGLLAAGGLEVHSAITTLLDGLPNLDWAAVHALGDRLSRPGQEAAFDAFSDALLNAVAERARARATRGCGGADLADWLAVWDKTRHSLGPVQPLNLERKQAVISVFGGIAETVARN
- a CDS encoding MBL fold metallo-hydrolase, whose translation is MNGRLKIRLLGCGSSGGVPLSNGEWGACDPANPRNQRTRPSVLVEAGDGRTLVIDTSPDFRVQAAAAGLRRVDAVLYTHGHADHTHGIDDLRAFNFTSRAPIPAYGTAETLESLSSRFSYVFDIDKDNGTGRLGPALIGQTIAYGQRFSAAGLDILPFRQSHGPAGETTGYRIGRFAYSTDVVELEETAFAALDGLDLWIVDCLRQEPHPTHSHLARSLEWIARVGPRQAWLTHMSHATDYAVIAALCPPGVVPGHDGLEMMVE